A stretch of Verrucomicrobiota bacterium DNA encodes these proteins:
- a CDS encoding lipoate--protein ligase family protein: MNYLDQTLPTPAENLACDEALAESCEQGGPEVLRFWEAREWFVVVGYANKQAREANLAACAAAGVPVYRRPSGGGTVLQGPGCLNYTLILKVTPAGSLASIASANRFIMERQAAALATVLGQPVHVQGHTDLTLGDHKFSGNAQRRFRNSLLFHGTFLLNFDLTAIHRFLPPPSQQPAYRLNRGHADFVVNLPLDAAQVKAALCQAWGASEPLAELPRQRIDQLAREKYSQPEWNEKF; encoded by the coding sequence GTGAACTATCTGGACCAAACGTTGCCCACGCCGGCGGAAAATCTCGCGTGCGACGAAGCCCTGGCTGAATCCTGCGAGCAGGGCGGGCCCGAGGTGTTGCGCTTTTGGGAAGCGCGGGAATGGTTTGTGGTGGTCGGTTATGCCAACAAACAGGCCCGGGAAGCCAATCTGGCCGCCTGTGCGGCAGCGGGTGTGCCGGTGTATCGCCGGCCCAGCGGCGGCGGCACGGTATTGCAGGGTCCCGGCTGTCTCAACTACACCTTGATTTTAAAGGTCACCCCCGCCGGATCGCTGGCCAGCATTGCCAGCGCCAACCGGTTTATCATGGAGCGTCAGGCCGCGGCGCTCGCCACAGTGTTGGGTCAACCCGTACATGTGCAGGGCCACACCGACCTCACCCTGGGCGACCATAAATTCTCCGGTAACGCGCAACGGCGTTTCCGCAACAGTCTGCTGTTTCACGGCACCTTCCTGTTGAACTTCGACCTGACCGCCATCCACCGTTTTTTACCTCCACCCAGCCAGCAGCCCGCCTATCGCTTGAACCGGGGACATGCCGACTTTGTGGTGAACCTGCCCTTGGACGCGGCGCAGGTCAAAGCTGCTTTATGCCAGGCTTGGGGAGCATCCGAGCCACTTGCCGAACTCCCCCGCCAACGCATTGACCAGTTGGCGCGGGAAAAATATTCCCAACCGGAATGGAATGAAAAATTTTAA